The DNA sequence ACCCCTTTTGCCTAAGTTCCGCCAGCATGCGACGGACGATTCCGGCGGAGCGGCGGGAGGCCATCTTGGTAAACCGGGTGAAGTTGACGTGAGCGGAATGGTCCGCCCGGTCCGAGATGGACCGGAGAATGACGAAGGGAACCCGGTTCAGGTGGCAGACGTGGGCGACCGCCGCCCCTTCCATCTCAACGCACACCCCTCCAAAGCGTTCGTGCAACTTGCGAACCCGCTCCGTATCGGATACGAACTGATCGCCGGAGAGAATCTTCCCCATCATCGTCTTCCCGCCGGAAGCCTTCTCCGACGCTTCCTCCGCCAAGGCGACGAGATGCGGATCGGCCTGAAAAACGGAGGTTTCCTGAAAGGGAATCTCCCCCGGGGCAAAGCCGAGGGGGCTGGCATCGATATCATGCTGCTGGCACTCGGTGGAGATCACGATATCGCCGATATCGAGATCCGGGTGAAGGGCGCCTGCCACACCGGTAAAAATGACGGCATCCACCCGGTAGCGATCGATCAACACCTGGGTGCTGACCGCCGCGTTCACCTTCCCCACCCCGGATTTGCACAACACCACCGACACGTCCTCCAACCGTCCCCGGTGGTAGTGCGTTCCGGCGTATTTCTCCTCCGACACCGCCTCCATTTCATCCAACAACAGAGCGATCTCTTCGTCCATCGCTCCGATGAGTCCGATCACCATGCGCTTTTCTCTCCTTTCTACACCGGCGCAAGAAAGCCGGGGAAGGCCCCCTTCTCCGGAAACCGCCGAAAAACAAGGCTTCAGTCCATTTCCCTGGTCCGGGTGGACTCCCTGAACTCCAGGCGGTGCGGGAGAACCACTTCATGGTCCTCCACCGGCTCATCGTTCATATATTTGGTCAACAGACGCATGGCCACGGCGCCGATATCGTACATCGGCACGGAAACCGTGCTGAGTTGCGGGCGCACCTGGGACGCCAGGGGAATATTGTCGAAACCGATGATCGAGACATCCTCCGGAACCGATTTCCCCGCATCCTGGACGGCGTGAATTGCTGCCACGGCCATTTCATCCCCGGCGACAAAGACGGCCGTCGGCGGAGACTGGGAAGCGAGGAGGCTCTCCATCGCCGAGATCCCCGACCGATAGCGGTAATCCCCGATGCGGACCAGATCTTCCCGGAAGGGAAGACCGTGTTTCTCGAGAGCCTCCCGATATCCCTCATACCGGGGATAGCCGTTGATCGCATCCGTCAGCGGGCCGCCGATCAGGGCGATTTCCCGATGTCCCTCCCGAATCAATGCATCGGTGGCATCAAAGGCGGCCTGCTTCTGGTCGATCGACACCCAGGGATATTTCCCCTTCCGATCCACCGTGGCCGCCAAAACGACGGGCACAAAGGCCCCGTCGAAAATTTCCCGGTGCTCATCCGTCACCTCGCCGCCCAGAAAGAGCAGGCCGTCCACCTGCTTTTCCAAGAGGGTCTCGCTCAACTGCAATTCCTTCTGTTTCTGCTGATCCGAATTGCAGAGAATGATGTTGTAGTGGTACATATTGGCAATATCCTCGATCCCCCGCGTCAGCTCCGCGAAGAACGCGCTGGAGATGTCCGGAATCACCACACCCACCGTCGTCGTCCGCTTGCTGGCCAGCCCGCGGGCGACGGCATTGGGACGGTATCCCAGCCGGCGAATCGCTTCCAACACCTTTTTCCGCGTGGCCGGCTTCACATTGGGACTCCCGTTGATGACCCGGGACACGGTGGCCATGGAAACGCCCGCTTCCTCCGCCACGTCATAAATTGTTACCGCTCCGCGTTTTTTTTCCATCCTTAATACCCCATCCGTTCGTTTTTCATCTTTCCCTTCATGCCGCGCATATCAGGGTTTCCCTTCTATAATATTAAGGTTACATTTCCACAAAATAAAGGGCTTTCAAATGACAATTTTTAAAAACGCAATAAAGGGAGCCGCCACCCTTCACCGATCCGCCCCGGAAGTCGCTCCCGAAGCGGCGGGACCTTCGCTGAGGACGGCAGGCAGCAGCCCATTGGAGACGCTGGTCCATCCCTCCGGCGCACCCCGGTTGATCCAGACGATCGGCTCATAAGCGGCGAGGCGTTTGAACAGGGGACGGGCATCCACCAAGCGGGGCTCCATCCCCGGAAGTTCCTTTCCCCTTTGCTGAAACGCTTTGATCAGGCGAATCGCACGGTCCCGGGAAGTGAAAAAGTCCACCACCGGAACCCTCGTCTCGAAGTCAAGGAAGGCGGGCTTTCCGTCCGGATCGACGATGACCCAAATCTTCCGCAGTTCGGCCATCCGCCGGATGATCTCCCTGCTGTTTACCCATCCCTGCCCCCTCTTCACCGCCTGTTCCAACCGCTCGAGACATTCCTTGGTTTCCCGGGATTCCGGGCTGTCCTGCCCCTTCCCCTGCAGCTCATTCATATGCCGGGGAAGCAGAAGAACCTGCTCCGGAAAGCCGAATTGGAGATAGGGGGCTTTGGCTCCCGCCTGAAGACAGCGGTCAGCGATCACGTCCCAGGGATGGAGGACCGGTTCCCCGCCGCAGGAGTCGCACACCTCCCGGGCATCCCGCTCATCGATGTAGGCGGTCACCGTATAGGCCCCATCCTCCAGCTCGATCAACAACATTTTGTCCCCCCGGGTCGGAACCCATCCCCCGCCCAAACGTCGCCCTTCAACCACCGCATACTCGCGGAAGAGGCGGAGCATCTCCTCCCGGTGGATGACCCGCCGCGACGAATCTCCCGGATTGATGACCAAACCGTCAAATCCCGAACGAAAGGCTCTCCGCAGAAGATCCGTCACTTTCCGCTCCATCAATGTGACGGACTGGTCCACGCGGAGCACCTTTGACAAGTTCGGATCGGTAAAGAGGATCATCCGTTTGCTATTGGGAGACGGCCCCGGAGAGACCAGAGGCCGTTTCTTGCCGTTCTTCGTCAGCAAATAGGGGGCGTAAAGCTTCGGCACGTGCTGCGCCATGACCCGGAAAAGCCGATCCGGCGGCCACTTTTCCCGATTGGCCTCATACAAACACCGACGTCCGTCCACTTCAAACCCACCCTTTCGGACCGCAAATGGGAAGGGCGCCAACAACCGATTCCGGCAACGTGCGACCACGGATGCCCTGCCCTCGAAAACCATATCTATTATAGCAGGAAAAGGGGGAACGGACGATTTCCATCCCCATCAACTTCTTCCAATGAAAATCCAAAATCCCCGCCCCTTTCCCTCGTGGAGGATCCAGGACGAGGATTTCAGCATCCTGCGATGAATAATGCGGTCCGGGATGTGTTCCGTTGGAGCTTTCAGCCCGTCTGCCGGCATCCCCGTTTCCGGCGAAGCGTCATTTTCCTGAAGAAGCCACGGAAGCCGGATCCTGCGATTCCGACAGCAGTCCCGATTCGCGGAGGTCGGAGATCAGCTTCTCAAATTGCGGAATATCGATTTGCTGATGCGCATCCGACAGGGCGACGGCGGGCTCGGGGTGAACCTCCACCATGATCCCGTCGGCGCCGGCCGCCAGCGCCGCCTTGGCCACCGGAAGCAAAATATCCCTCCGACCCGTGGCATGGCTGATATCGACGAACACCGGAAGGTGACTTTCCTGCTTCAGGAGAGGCACCGCAGAAATGTCCAGGGTGTTCCGCGTCCATTTTTCGTAAGTCCGAATTCCCCGCTCGCAGAGGATGACCTGCCGGTTTCCGCGGGAGACGATGTACTCCGCCGCAAACAGCAATTCCTCAACGGTCGCCGACATGCCCCGCTTGAGAAACACCGGCGTGCGCACCGAACCCGCCGCCTTCAGCAGCTCAAAGTTCTGCATGTTGCGGGCTCCGATCTGGATCACGTCCACGTATTTGACGGCCAGCTCCATATCTGCGGGATTCACGATCTCGCTGACCACTTTCAGATCGAACTCGTCGGCAACGCGGCGCAAAATGCGCAGCCCTTCTTCACCCAACCCCTGAAAGTCGTAGGGAGATGTCCTCGGTTTGAAAGCGCCGCCGCGCAGGAGGCGCAGTCCTTGCCGCTTCATCGATTCGGCCACTTTGCGGACTTGCTCTTCCGACTCCACGGAACAGGGGCCGGCCACGACGGTTTTCCGGTGATTGCCGACGGGTTCGTCCCCCACCATGACCACCGTATCCTGGGGATGATCTTTCCGACTGACGAGCAGGGTCTTTTTGTGATCGTCCTGCTGCAGTTCGAGGGAAGCCTTGAAGATCTGCTTGAACAGGTGGCGAATTGTCTCGTCATCAAAGGGACCGGTGTTGTGCTTGACCAGCTGTTCCAGCATTTCCCGCTCCCGGACGGGATCAAATTTCTGAACTCCCTGTTTTTTCTTGATCTCGCCAATCTCCTTGACGATTGCCCCGCGCTTGCTCATCAGGCTGAGCAATTGCAGGTTGATCTCATCCAACCGGCTTCTCAGTTCATCCAATCGACTCAGGCTCCGGCTCACTCGGCTCCTCTCCCATCCGCAAAGAAATTTTGACGACTATTATAACGGAATCAGTGATTGTTGTCACCCCTAAAAACAAAAAAAGGGCTTTGCCCAAATCCGATGACCGATGACCCGGCCCCACTTGAACCATCCGGGGGATCTCATTTTTTGTTCCGGATCCGCCCCCCGCCTCGGGCTCCCCGTCTTCAATCCCGCCTGCCCTTCGTCTCCGCCCAAGAAAAAAGAGCGGTCAAATGGACCACCCGGTTTCAACTGCGCACCTAGGGATGTTCGGCGAGTGCCTTGCCGCCAGAGGGAGTCGAAACGCCAACCGCTCCCGTGCCGTCGGTCTTGTGCGGGAACCGTCCATCAATGAACCGCCGACAGTTTTTCGAACCACCGGGAAATTTCC is a window from the Planifilum fimeticola genome containing:
- a CDS encoding 5'-methylthioadenosine/adenosylhomocysteine nucleosidase translates to MVIGLIGAMDEEIALLLDEMEAVSEEKYAGTHYHRGRLEDVSVVLCKSGVGKVNAAVSTQVLIDRYRVDAVIFTGVAGALHPDLDIGDIVISTECQQHDIDASPLGFAPGEIPFQETSVFQADPHLVALAEEASEKASGGKTMMGKILSGDQFVSDTERVRKLHERFGGVCVEMEGAAVAHVCHLNRVPFVILRSISDRADHSAHVNFTRFTKMASRRSAGIVRRMLAELRQKGLAPKS
- the ccpA gene encoding catabolite control protein A, encoding MEKKRGAVTIYDVAEEAGVSMATVSRVINGSPNVKPATRKKVLEAIRRLGYRPNAVARGLASKRTTTVGVVIPDISSAFFAELTRGIEDIANMYHYNIILCNSDQQKQKELQLSETLLEKQVDGLLFLGGEVTDEHREIFDGAFVPVVLAATVDRKGKYPWVSIDQKQAAFDATDALIREGHREIALIGGPLTDAINGYPRYEGYREALEKHGLPFREDLVRIGDYRYRSGISAMESLLASQSPPTAVFVAGDEMAVAAIHAVQDAGKSVPEDVSIIGFDNIPLASQVRPQLSTVSVPMYDIGAVAMRLLTKYMNDEPVEDHEVVLPHRLEFRESTRTREMD
- a CDS encoding bifunctional 3-deoxy-7-phosphoheptulonate synthase/chorismate mutase, with product MSRSLSRLDELRSRLDEINLQLLSLMSKRGAIVKEIGEIKKKQGVQKFDPVREREMLEQLVKHNTGPFDDETIRHLFKQIFKASLELQQDDHKKTLLVSRKDHPQDTVVMVGDEPVGNHRKTVVAGPCSVESEEQVRKVAESMKRQGLRLLRGGAFKPRTSPYDFQGLGEEGLRILRRVADEFDLKVVSEIVNPADMELAVKYVDVIQIGARNMQNFELLKAAGSVRTPVFLKRGMSATVEELLFAAEYIVSRGNRQVILCERGIRTYEKWTRNTLDISAVPLLKQESHLPVFVDISHATGRRDILLPVAKAALAAGADGIMVEVHPEPAVALSDAHQQIDIPQFEKLISDLRESGLLSESQDPASVASSGK